The following coding sequences are from one Nicotiana tomentosiformis chromosome 3, ASM39032v3, whole genome shotgun sequence window:
- the LOC104101740 gene encoding uncharacterized protein produces the protein MVNLDLIFNYGGEWTREPQVKYTKKLLHTWEGYDSDHLSFIDIVNEFCTKLCFGGVQQLIVSAHSGRYYKIDRDSGIKKLLGMVCSDYNVVDIFVVKDCELAVNVPDILHYGEDELDDVALDHEAATDCSSTDGEFDNEAESDSSDNDSEELEFISTQRSMSIIEQLLDYKELDKNMSFKDISEARKCLKLYAMANKKEIVLKKSDTRRLRYKCQVGCPFVCLISKDGDCPRVRVKTLNPNHNCFIAYDNSTIDYFTIAHYFKRKLQDNPKYKVKEMRADLRVAFEFNASHGKCKRAKTLILNKLHGSFKDEYNKLEGYVNELKISNPGSDIIINLSKDALLEGKRRFLRMYICFHAMKMGFKEGMRPFIGPDGAFLKGIAKGQLLVAVGVDSMNHFCPIAWAIGDKKTKRTWDWFLEMLKMSLELNMGEGYTFISDMQKGLVEAMKTILPDANHRYCVRYIEANWCKRWRFGKMKKLLWWSAWCTYEEDFDDQLKKIGHMDENAVKDLLHYPP, from the exons ATGGTTAATTTGGACTTGATATTTAACTATGGTGGGGAATGGACTAGAGAGCCACAAGTCAAATACACAAAGAAGCTGTTACACACCTGGGAAGGTTATGACTCTGACCATCTATCCTTTATAGATATAGTTAATGAGTTTTGCACTAAGTTATGTTTTGGTGGGGTTCAACAACTTATTGTATCTGCTCATTCTGGTAGATACTATAAAATTGATAGGGATAGTGGTATTAAGAAACTGTTGGGAATGGTTTGTAGTGATTACAAtgttgttgatatatttgttgtAAAGGATTGTGAGTTGGCAGTGAATGTACCTGATATTTTACATTATGGTGAGGATGAACTTGATGATGTTGCACTTGACCATGAGGCTGCAACTGATTGTAGCTCAACAGATGGTGAGTTTGATAATGAAGCTGAATCTGATTCTTCAGATAATGATTCTGAAGAATTAGAATTTATTTCAACTCAGAGGAGTATGAGTATAATTGAGCAGTTGCTGGATTACAAAGAACTAGATAAAAATATGAGCTTTAAGGATATTTCTGAAGCTAGGAAGTGTCTGAAACTGTATGCTATGGCAAATAAGAAAGAGATAGTGCTTAAGAAAAGTGATACAAGAAGGCTTAGGTATAAGTGTCAAGTAGGTTGTCCTTTTGTTTGCCTAATTTCTAAGGATGGGGACTGTCCACGGGTTAGAGTGAAGACACTAAATCCAAATCATAACTGTTTTATTGCTTATGATAATAGTACTATTGACTACTTCACTATTGCACATTATTTTAAGAGAAAGTTGCAAGACAATCCAAAATATAAAGTGAAGGAGATGAGGGCTGATTTGAGAGTTGCATTTGAGTTTAATGCAAGCCATGGTAAATGCAAGAGAGCAAAAACACTTATTTTGAATAAGCTACATGGAAGCTTTAAAGATGAGTACAACAAGCTAGAGGGCTATGTTAATGAATTAAAGATTAGTAACCCTGGAAGtgatataataattaatttgtcAAAAGATGCTCTTCTTGAAGGTAAGAGGAGGTTCTTAAGAATGTATATTTGCTTTCATGCTATGAAAATGGGTTTTAAGGAAGGTATGAGACCTTTCATTGGACCGGATGGGGCATTTCTGAAGGGAATAGCTAAGGGTCAGCTTTTGGTTGCTGTTGGTGTTGACTCAATGAATCATTTCTGCCCTATAGCTTGGGCTATAGGGGACAAAAAAACAAAGAGAACTTGGGACTGGTTTTTGGAAATGCTAAAGATGTCACTGGAGCTCAACATGGGAGAAGGATACACTTTCATTTCAGATATGCAAAAG GGGTTGGTTGAGGCAATGAAAACTATTTTACCTGATGCTAATCATAGGTATTGTGTCAGATACATTGAGGCTAATTGGTGTAAAAGATGGAGATTTGGGAAAATGAAAAAGCTGTTGTGGTGGAGTGCATGGTGCACATATGAGGAGGATTTTGATGATCAATTGAAGAAGATAGGGCATATGGATGAAAATGCAGTGAAGGATTTGCTGCATTACCCTCCCTAG
- the LOC138907885 gene encoding uncharacterized protein — protein MGVAETSGVSFTIFHLRGLAYQWWRTYELGSLAEADSLTWTQFSDMFLREYVPQSLRDAWRAEFEQLCQGSMTVSEYTVIGIARRLEGMLTRDREEREAKKSRESGTYSGTLALTTARQARGYMGRPVHSALLAVNGAPSTTRPQDPYYAPPVSSVPHTRGASSGQSSRLAPSQSHHPCPLRSFFECGDTRHLVRDCPRFKRGAPPQLSQAPRAPPGPQAMIVAPTTSPPAQLDRGGGRTCRGRPRGGVQARYYALPARMEVVASYSVIIVTLPTPGLPQLERRGTLDHVPSRVVLFLNADRIVEKGCDAYLAYARYVSVDTPTIESVIVVRDYSDVFPADLPSMPPDRDIDFGPDRQLDRPSQQTESNINLVGKLHSLGVSGSVMEIAKRNTMQRVLFEKEGC, from the exons atgggtgttgcagagactagtggggtttctttcactatatTCCACCTTAGAGGAttggcctatcagtggtggcgcacATACGAGTTGGGTAGTCTGGCTGAGGCAGATTCACTCACTTGGACCCAATTCTCAGATATGtttttgagggagtatgttccccagagtctcagagatgcttggcgtgcagagtttgagcagttgtgccagggctctatgaccgtgtcagagtataca GTAATAGGGATTGCTAGgcggttggagggtatgctgactcgggatagagaggagagagaggccaaaaagtctcgagagtctggcacttacagtggtactcttGCCCTAACTACAGCTCGTCAGGCCAgaggttatatgggtcgccctgttcattcagcacttctagccgTCAATGGTGCTCCGTCCActactaggccccaggatccttattatgcaccaccagtgtctagtgtgcctcatACACGGGGTGCTTCTAGTGGTCAATCCAGTCGATTAGCCCCGAGCCAGTCGCATCATCCATGTCCTCTGAGATCtttttttgagtgtggcgacactcgccatttggtgagggattgccccagatttaagaggggtgcacctccacaattatctcaggcaccgcgtgctccaccgggtcctcaggctatgattgtAGCACCAACTACCAGCCCACCCGCACAGCTAGATAGAGGTGGAGGTCGAAcatgtagaggtcgccctagagggggagtccaagccagatattatgcccttcctgctaggatggAGGTAGTTGCATCATattctgttatcatag TGACATTACCTACGCCAGGTCTACCACAGCTAGAgcggagaggtaccttggatcatgttcctagcagggttgttttatTTCTTAATGCTGAtcgaatagttgagaaggggtgtgatgcatatctagcctaTGCGAGatatgttagtgttgatactccgaCCATCGAGTCTGTTATAGTAGTGAGGGATTATTCAGATGTATTCCCGGCggatcttccaagcatgccgcctgacagagatattgacttcg GACCTGATAGACagttggatagaccttcccagcagacagagtcaaacatcaacttggttggtaagctccactcccTCGGAGTTTCAG GTTCTGTTATGGAGATTGCTAAAAGGAACACAATGCAACGCGTCCTTTTTGAGAAGGAGGGTTGTTGA